One genomic region from Oncorhynchus clarkii lewisi isolate Uvic-CL-2024 chromosome 21, UVic_Ocla_1.0, whole genome shotgun sequence encodes:
- the LOC139378687 gene encoding actin nucleation-promoting factor WASL-like isoform X2: MSGHLPQRRPANSASKLLTPQENDCLFNYLGRKCTSLCSAVVQVYSADRNSAWTKKCCGVACLVKDNPARSYFIRVFDMKEGRSMLEQELYNNFSITFPKSYFFTFAGDSCQMGLNFANEEEAKLFRGAVEDLLGRRQRKSGPALPMATVDIKNPEISSMSRFHSHNSQLNMVSSSVNNNNKKEKKVKGKKGKKLTKADIGTPSNFQHVGHVGWDPNTGFDVNNLDPELKNLFDMCGISEAQLKDKETSKVIYDFIEKKGGVEAIKIELRRQAPPPPPSRGGPPPPPPHQTSSPPPPPPPVRGRGAPPPPPPSRAPTSAPPPPPPSRTGMGAPPPPPTRGLLPPPPLAPHAPPPPPPPSFTSAGIGSGAPPPPPPPPPPGPPPPPMLPEADGGGVGAGKPSALLSQIREGAPLKKVEPVSTNTSRDGLLEQIRQGKQLKAVTDEPGSGGPATPSAGIVGALMEVMQKRSKAIHSSDDDDDDDEEEDFEDDDEWDD, from the exons TCGCTATGTTCAGCGGTGGTGCAGGTATACTCAGCAGACAGGAACTCAGCCTGGACCAAGAAGTGCTGTGGTGTAGCCTGTCTGGTCAAAGACAACCCAGCACGATCCTACTTTATCAGGGTGTTCGACATGAAG GAGGGTAGAAGCATGTTAGAGCAGGAGCTCTACAACAACTTCTCGATCACTTTTCCCAAATCTTACTTCTTCACATTCGCAGGAGAC tcgtgCCAGATGGGACTGAACTTCGCCAACGAGGAGGAGGCCAAGCTTTTCCGGGGAGCCGTCGAGGACCTGCTTGGGAGACGACAGAGAAAATCTG GCCCTGCCCTGCCCATGGCCACGGTGGACATCAAGAATCCAGAGATCAGCAGTATGTCACGGTTCCACAGCCACAACTCTCAGCTCAACATGGTGAGCAGCAgcgtcaacaacaacaacaagaaggagaagaaggtgaAGGGAAAGAAGGGCAAGAAGCTGACCAAGGCGGACATCGGAACGCCCAGCAACTTCCA GCACGTTGGCCATGTCGGCTGGGACCCCAACACAGGCTTCGAT gtgAACAACCTGGACCCGGAGCTAAAGAACCTGTTTGACATGTGCGGCATCTCTGAGGCCCAGCTGAAGGACAAGGAGACTTCCAAGGTCATCTATGACTTCATCGAGAAgaagggaggagtggaggcaATCAAGATAGAGCTCCGcagacaag cccctccaccccctccttccAGAGGCggacccccaccccctcccccacacCAGACCTCCAGCCCCCCACCCCCGCCCCCACCGGTCAGGGGCAGGGGCgcacctccccctccacccccctccagagcGCCCACCTcagcaccaccacctcctcccccctctagaACAGGCATGGGagctccacccccacccccaactAGAGGCCTTCTGCCCCCTCCTCCCCTGGCTCCCCATgccccacctcctcccccacctccctccttcaccTCAGCAGGTATTGGTTCCGgagcacctcctcctcctcctcccccgccGCCTCCCGGCCCTCCTCCCCCACCCATGCTTCCGGAAGCTGATGGAGGGGGTGTAGGTGCTGGTAAGCCCTCAGCCCTGTTGAGCCAGATCAGGGAGGGGGCTCCGCTGAAGAAGGTGGAGCCCGTTTCCACCAACACCAGCCGAGACGGTCTCCTCGAACAGATACGACAGGGCAAACAGCTAAAGGCT gtgactGACGAACCAGGGTCAGGAGGACCCGCCACCCCTTCAGCCGGCATCGTAGGCGCTCTGATGGAGGTGATGCAGAAGAGGAGCAAAGCCATCCACtcctcag atgatgatgatgatgatgacgaggaAGAGGATTTTGAGGATGATGATGAGTGGGATGACTAG
- the LOC139378687 gene encoding actin nucleation-promoting factor WASL-like isoform X1 produces MSGHLPQRRPANSASKLLTPQENDCLFNYLGRKCTSLCSAVVQVYSADRNSAWTKKCCGVACLVKDNPARSYFIRVFDMKEGRSMLEQELYNNFSITFPKSYFFTFAGDSCQMGLNFANEEEAKLFRGAVEDLLGRRQRKSGPALPMATVDIKNPEISSMSRFHSHNSQLNMVSSSVNNNNKKEKKVKGKKGKKLTKADIGTPSNFQHVGHVGWDPNTGFDVNNLDPELKNLFDMCGISEAQLKDKETSKVIYDFIEKKGGVEAIKIELRRQGPPPPRWCAPPPPPSRGGPPPPPPHQTSSPPPPPPPVRGRGAPPPPPPSRAPTSAPPPPPPSRTGMGAPPPPPTRGLLPPPPLAPHAPPPPPPPSFTSAGIGSGAPPPPPPPPPPGPPPPPMLPEADGGGVGAGKPSALLSQIREGAPLKKVEPVSTNTSRDGLLEQIRQGKQLKAVTDEPGSGGPATPSAGIVGALMEVMQKRSKAIHSSDDDDDDDEEEDFEDDDEWDD; encoded by the exons TCGCTATGTTCAGCGGTGGTGCAGGTATACTCAGCAGACAGGAACTCAGCCTGGACCAAGAAGTGCTGTGGTGTAGCCTGTCTGGTCAAAGACAACCCAGCACGATCCTACTTTATCAGGGTGTTCGACATGAAG GAGGGTAGAAGCATGTTAGAGCAGGAGCTCTACAACAACTTCTCGATCACTTTTCCCAAATCTTACTTCTTCACATTCGCAGGAGAC tcgtgCCAGATGGGACTGAACTTCGCCAACGAGGAGGAGGCCAAGCTTTTCCGGGGAGCCGTCGAGGACCTGCTTGGGAGACGACAGAGAAAATCTG GCCCTGCCCTGCCCATGGCCACGGTGGACATCAAGAATCCAGAGATCAGCAGTATGTCACGGTTCCACAGCCACAACTCTCAGCTCAACATGGTGAGCAGCAgcgtcaacaacaacaacaagaaggagaagaaggtgaAGGGAAAGAAGGGCAAGAAGCTGACCAAGGCGGACATCGGAACGCCCAGCAACTTCCA GCACGTTGGCCATGTCGGCTGGGACCCCAACACAGGCTTCGAT gtgAACAACCTGGACCCGGAGCTAAAGAACCTGTTTGACATGTGCGGCATCTCTGAGGCCCAGCTGAAGGACAAGGAGACTTCCAAGGTCATCTATGACTTCATCGAGAAgaagggaggagtggaggcaATCAAGATAGAGCTCCGcagacaag GTCCTCCACCTCCAAGGTGGTGTG cccctccaccccctccttccAGAGGCggacccccaccccctcccccacacCAGACCTCCAGCCCCCCACCCCCGCCCCCACCGGTCAGGGGCAGGGGCgcacctccccctccacccccctccagagcGCCCACCTcagcaccaccacctcctcccccctctagaACAGGCATGGGagctccacccccacccccaactAGAGGCCTTCTGCCCCCTCCTCCCCTGGCTCCCCATgccccacctcctcccccacctccctccttcaccTCAGCAGGTATTGGTTCCGgagcacctcctcctcctcctcccccgccGCCTCCCGGCCCTCCTCCCCCACCCATGCTTCCGGAAGCTGATGGAGGGGGTGTAGGTGCTGGTAAGCCCTCAGCCCTGTTGAGCCAGATCAGGGAGGGGGCTCCGCTGAAGAAGGTGGAGCCCGTTTCCACCAACACCAGCCGAGACGGTCTCCTCGAACAGATACGACAGGGCAAACAGCTAAAGGCT gtgactGACGAACCAGGGTCAGGAGGACCCGCCACCCCTTCAGCCGGCATCGTAGGCGCTCTGATGGAGGTGATGCAGAAGAGGAGCAAAGCCATCCACtcctcag atgatgatgatgatgatgacgaggaAGAGGATTTTGAGGATGATGATGAGTGGGATGACTAG
- the LOC139378686 gene encoding leiomodin-2-like, producing MNSFGYRRELSKYEDVDEDELLASLSPEELAELEMELADIDPDANVPIGLRQRDQTEKTPTGTFSRDSLLKYWEKETKRILEDERGEASSPKQDDDDDAEKSEEECVTETNSEAEEKDDENKKENKDYEEEEEEEEEEEEESEEEEAETENEEDEEEDEEEPEEKRLKAATPKDSGPPSPLSVAISSPSLLRPPRVEPMRLTPPPPPLDPNADSNPIVVDEALERVLNNDPELKEINLNNIEDISQETLIQFAEALRSNTHVRVFSLANTHADDPVALAIAKTLCENTSIISLNIESNYVTGKGVLAMVQALPSNSTLTELRFHNQRHMCGGQVEMEMVKVLRENHTLIKLGYQFHLPGPRMSMTGILTRNMDRQRQKRLQEQRQNQQAGPEGAVNPRTTALLKATPGSSPYGSPRVSPWQSPKLPKKQTPPAPPPPPPPPPPPPPLPCQSPAEKKKPTRKIAEVIRLHEEVVKKQGKGKGKKGKKGLKETNSILKELKNALRPVAENRDQEHSRPPTPLRSSHDQLMDSIRNATVRSLRKVEVPQRKFVFVPDEETS from the exons ATGAACAGTTTTGGGTACCGTCGGGAGTTGAGTAAGTATGAGGATGTGGATGAGGATGAACTACTGGCTTCTCTCAGCCCAGAGGAGCTAGCAGAGCTGGAGATGGAGCTGGCAGACATAGACCCTGATGCCAACGTGCCCATCGgcctgagacagagagaccagacggAGAAGACCCCCACTGGCACCTTCAGTAGAGACTCTCTGTTGAAGTACTGGGAGAAGGAGACCAAGAGGATactggaggatgagagaggggaagCCAGCAGCCCCAAGCAG gatgacgatgatgatgcCGAAAAGAGTGAGGAAGAATGCGTGACAGAAACCAACAGCGAAGCAGAGGAGAAGGATGACGAGAACAAGAAAGAAAATAAAGAttatgaagaggaagaggaggaagaagaagaggaggaggaggagagtgaggaagaggaagCTGAAACAGAGaatgaggaggatgaagaggaggatgaagaggagccAGAAGAGAAGAGGCTTAAAGCAGCGACCCCAAAGGATTCTGGTCCTCCATCACCGCTGTCAGTCGCCATCTCCTCCCCTAGCCTCCTGAGACCCCCAAGGGTGGAGCCTATGAGACTAACCCCGCCCCCACCTCCACTTGACCCCAACGCCGACAGTAACCCAATAGTTGTCGACGAGGCCCTGGAAAGAGTCCTTAATAACGACCCTGAGCTCAAAGAGATCAACCTCAACAACATTGAGGACATCTCACAGGAAACTCTAATCCAGTTCGCTGAGGCACTGCGCTCCAACACACACGTGCGTGTCTTTAGCCTGGCCAACACGCATGCCGACGACCCCGTGGCGCTGGCCATTGCCAAGACGCTGTGCGAAAACACCTCCATCATCAGCCTGAACATCGAGTCCAACTATGTGACAGGGAAAGGGGTTCTGGCTATGGTCCAGGCTCTGCCTAGCAATAGCACCTTGACTGAGCTACGCTTCCACAACCAGAGACACATGTGTGGAGGACAG gtggagatggagatggtgaAGGTTCTGAGGGAGAACCACACCCTGATCAAGCTGGGTTACCAGTTCCACCTGCCAGGCCCCCGGATGAGCATGACAGGCATCCTGACCCGTAACATGGACCGTCAGAGACAGAAACGCCTGCAGGAGCAGAGACAGAACCAGCAGGCGGGGCCAGAGGGGGCCGTTAACCCCCGTACGACCGCTCTCTTGAAGGCCACTCCGGGTTCTTCGCCCTATGGTTCCCCGCGGGTGTCTCCTTGGCAATCCCCCAAACTCCCCAAGAAACAGACCCCTCCTGCTCCCCCGccgcctcctccacctcctcctccaccccccccactGCCCTGCCAATCCCCGGCAGAGAAGAAGAAGCCGACTAGGAAGATAGCGGAGGTGATCAGGCTCCACGAGGAGGTCGTTAAGAAgcaagggaaagggaaggggaagaAGGGGAAGAAAGGATTGAAAGAGACCAACAGTATCTTGAAGGAGCTGAAGAACGCTCTGCGGCCAGTGGCAGAGAACAGAGACCAGGAGCACAGCAGGCCACCCACTCCACTGCGCTCCTCACACGACCAGCTCATGGACTCCATCCGCAACGCTACTGTCCGCTCCCTCAGAAag GTGGAAGTTCCTCAGAGGAAGTTTGTCTTTGTCCCTGATGAAGAGACTAGCTGA